The Thermoanaerobaculia bacterium genome includes a window with the following:
- a CDS encoding transglutaminase domain-containing protein, which produces MNRTIPGRSAAAAWILAAAVGASSLEAAGERRFELTYEFTVHVPAGAHRVRIWAPVAVTDENQSVGKPEVTSPLSFRETREGEFGNRFLYAEEPPGGKAADIPVVVRYRVARRESAGGNPSDPPSARFLRADRLVPIDGKMKELADINTKGSSTAIEKARALYDYVFHSLRYDKSGTGWGRGDALWACDAKHGNCTDFHSVFISMARAEGIPTRFEIGFPLPASVHAGEIAGYHCWAAFYTAGAGWVPVDISEAWQDPSRHDYLFGHLDPDRIRFTTGRDLVLEPRQDGPPLNFFVYPYVEIDGEPFDGVTRRFSFQDLPEDRASR; this is translated from the coding sequence ATGAATCGAACGATCCCGGGACGCTCCGCCGCCGCGGCGTGGATCCTGGCGGCCGCCGTCGGGGCTTCTTCTCTCGAGGCCGCCGGAGAACGCCGTTTCGAGCTCACCTACGAGTTCACGGTCCACGTCCCCGCGGGAGCGCACCGCGTCCGGATCTGGGCTCCCGTCGCCGTCACGGATGAGAACCAGAGCGTCGGAAAGCCGGAGGTGACGTCGCCCCTCTCCTTTCGCGAAACGCGTGAGGGGGAGTTCGGCAACCGATTCCTCTACGCGGAGGAGCCGCCCGGAGGCAAGGCCGCCGACATTCCGGTCGTGGTCCGCTATCGGGTCGCGCGGCGGGAATCGGCGGGGGGGAACCCTTCCGATCCGCCCTCCGCGCGGTTCCTCCGCGCCGACCGGCTCGTCCCGATCGACGGGAAGATGAAGGAGCTCGCCGACATCAACACGAAGGGTTCGTCGACCGCGATCGAGAAGGCCCGGGCCCTGTACGACTACGTCTTCCATTCCCTTCGCTACGACAAGTCGGGAACGGGCTGGGGGCGCGGAGACGCTCTCTGGGCGTGCGATGCGAAGCACGGGAACTGCACGGACTTCCATTCGGTCTTCATCTCGATGGCGCGGGCCGAGGGGATTCCCACCCGCTTCGAGATCGGGTTTCCGCTGCCGGCGAGCGTGCACGCGGGGGAGATCGCCGGCTATCACTGCTGGGCCGCGTTCTACACGGCCGGAGCCGGATGGGTCCCGGTGGACATTTCCGAGGCGTGGCAGGACCCGAGCCGACACGACTATCTGTTCGGCCATCTCGATCCCGATCGGATTCGATTCACGACCGGGCGCGACCTCGTCCTCGAGCCCCGCCAGGACGGGCCCCCGCTGAACTTCTTCGTTTACCCCTACGTCGAGATCGACGGCGAGCCGTTCGACGGCGTGACGCGGAGATTCTCGTTCCAGGATCTGCCGGAGGATCGCGCCTCGCGCTGA
- a CDS encoding DUF1579 family protein, protein MKRRSLAAASTFVTAFVAAGAAAAPPASPCSGPQWTQLDFWVGDWDATWPASAGSPAGSGTNRIEKILDGCVVSENFAGGGPRPLVGKSWSTFDARTKKWRQTWVDNQAGYFDFVGDLSRPDEKIFAMDAVGKDGKPVTLRMVFHHIAPDAFDWRWERSADGGKTWKVQWPIHYTRRKR, encoded by the coding sequence ATGAAACGCCGTTCTCTCGCCGCCGCCTCGACCTTCGTCACGGCCTTCGTGGCGGCGGGCGCCGCGGCTGCTCCCCCGGCGTCCCCCTGCTCCGGACCGCAGTGGACGCAGCTCGATTTCTGGGTCGGGGACTGGGACGCGACGTGGCCGGCGTCGGCCGGCAGCCCCGCCGGCAGCGGAACGAACCGGATCGAGAAGATCCTGGACGGGTGCGTCGTCTCCGAGAACTTCGCCGGCGGCGGTCCCCGGCCGCTCGTCGGGAAGAGCTGGTCGACCTTCGATGCCCGCACGAAGAAATGGCGGCAGACGTGGGTCGACAACCAGGCCGGCTATTTCGACTTCGTCGGCGACTTATCCCGTCCGGACGAGAAGATCTTCGCGATGGACGCGGTCGGGAAGGACGGGAAGCCGGTCACGCTGCGGATGGTCTTCCACCACATCGCGCCGGACGCGTTCGACTGGCGGTGGGAGAGATCCGCCGACGGCGGGAAGACCTGGAAGGTGCAGTGGCCGATCCACTACACGAGGAGGAAGCGATGA
- a CDS encoding DUF3108 domain-containing protein: protein MIRRLGLALPLVLAVLSGSARVFAAVAGAATPLHAAPARTLVGDPSVTGAQLRPYTNRWRFTQQKPGGPAVEAGIWEDRLDETTFEGKPALRRTQTVQYAKKDIRMTFVDVFDPQTMEPFTFDYARSSDGNTRHVDFRHETVTYRHIESKDAKPEEATAHLDLPVFNFYGLYGVLVSTLPLREGYATEIPAFDTDKMAVDWVPVRVLGKETVEAGPGKTRTTWVVETAPKLYGKMTWWVSKEAPYVIKAVLEIPKKEDGSREIAAVVTYTMI, encoded by the coding sequence ATGATCCGTCGCCTCGGCCTCGCGCTTCCGCTCGTTCTCGCGGTGCTCTCCGGCTCCGCACGCGTTTTCGCCGCCGTCGCCGGCGCAGCGACTCCGCTTCACGCTGCGCCCGCCCGCACGCTCGTCGGCGACCCTTCGGTCACCGGCGCGCAGCTTCGTCCCTACACGAACCGCTGGAGGTTCACGCAGCAGAAACCGGGAGGCCCCGCGGTCGAAGCGGGCATCTGGGAAGACCGCCTCGACGAAACGACCTTCGAGGGGAAGCCCGCCCTGCGCCGTACCCAGACCGTCCAGTACGCGAAGAAGGACATCCGGATGACCTTCGTCGACGTCTTCGATCCGCAAACGATGGAGCCTTTCACGTTCGACTACGCCCGCTCGAGCGACGGAAACACGCGCCACGTCGACTTCCGCCACGAGACCGTGACGTACCGGCACATCGAGTCGAAGGACGCGAAGCCGGAGGAAGCGACGGCTCACCTCGACCTTCCGGTGTTCAACTTCTACGGGCTCTACGGCGTCCTCGTCTCGACGCTTCCCCTCCGCGAAGGGTACGCGACCGAGATCCCCGCCTTCGACACGGACAAGATGGCGGTCGACTGGGTGCCGGTGCGCGTCCTCGGAAAGGAAACCGTGGAGGCGGGGCCGGGAAAGACGCGGACAACGTGGGTCGTCGAGACCGCGCCGAAGCTCTACGGGAAGATGACCTGGTGGGTGAGCAAGGAAGCCCCCTACGTGATCAAGGCCGTTCTCGAGATCCCGAAGAAGGAAGACGGATCCCGCGAGATCGCCGCGGTCGTGACGTACACGATGATCTGA
- a CDS encoding AraC family transcriptional regulator — protein METSSAPCPTAPARDVAGITIEWLFESPTVRLTRWACLVRDRAITSERQQFWHVIGFPHAGTYMLHSEGRSALIDVNSVAFFNPLGVYRTSHPHGCGDRGVGLVARPDVVADALSEAGPRAGSEEANFPFLRGPSSSRSYWIQHRIFSRAIAGDPVDPIELEEGALALVAETVAAASRPRPASRPERPSAVRRRRESIDAARGYLSLRFRECVRLSDVAAAAGLSPFHTCRAFRRETGISVNRYLHRLRLRTALDVLPDYRGDITRLALDLGYSSHSHFTYAFRREFGSPPSAAWNRSANARPGATGGN, from the coding sequence ATGGAAACGTCTTCGGCACCCTGCCCGACCGCTCCGGCCCGCGACGTGGCGGGGATCACGATCGAGTGGCTCTTCGAGAGCCCCACCGTTCGGCTCACCCGGTGGGCGTGCCTCGTCCGCGACCGGGCGATCACTTCGGAGCGGCAGCAGTTCTGGCACGTCATCGGCTTTCCCCACGCCGGAACGTACATGCTGCACTCGGAAGGAAGGTCCGCGCTGATCGACGTGAACTCGGTCGCGTTCTTCAATCCGCTGGGCGTCTATCGGACGAGCCATCCCCACGGCTGCGGCGACCGCGGCGTCGGCCTCGTCGCCCGTCCCGACGTCGTCGCCGATGCGCTCTCCGAAGCGGGTCCCCGGGCCGGATCCGAAGAGGCGAATTTTCCGTTCCTCCGGGGGCCGAGCTCGTCCCGCAGCTACTGGATCCAGCACCGGATCTTTTCCCGCGCGATCGCGGGCGATCCCGTCGACCCGATCGAGCTCGAGGAAGGAGCGCTCGCGCTCGTCGCGGAGACCGTCGCGGCCGCATCGCGTCCCCGCCCCGCGTCGCGGCCGGAGCGTCCCTCGGCCGTTCGCCGGCGCCGGGAGTCGATCGACGCCGCCCGCGGCTACCTGTCTCTCCGCTTCCGGGAGTGCGTGCGCCTCTCCGACGTCGCGGCGGCCGCGGGGCTCTCCCCGTTCCATACCTGCCGGGCCTTCCGGAGGGAGACGGGCATCTCGGTGAACCGGTATCTGCACCGGCTCCGGCTCCGGACGGCACTCGACGTGCTCCCCGACTATCGCGGCGACATCACCCGGCTGGCCCTCGATCTCGGCTATTCGAGCCACAGCCATTTCACCTACGCTTTCCGGCGGGAATTCGGATCGCCGCCGTCGGCCGCCTGGAACCGCTCCGCGAACGCTCGTCCCGGCGCGACCGGCGGCAACTGA